Proteins from a genomic interval of Amphiura filiformis chromosome 9, Afil_fr2py, whole genome shotgun sequence:
- the LOC140161353 gene encoding microfibril-associated glycoprotein 4-like isoform X2: MNAMHCAARCLRKPGCNSFNLCKSAAIICDLMTITSSSGLQTNILVQQDCKIFSTLSDWVPTTPGDETQTPGIPTAPGATVTSLPISTTVTNPINSPFINSCEPKSTTVYSSCDDVKVNSHTENGVYYLTVGSNVVPAYCRLTHTNPRLVIQKRIDGEQSFYQDWTTYESGFGDLCGSFWWGNANIKIMTSSYANLKVKLEKFAGEKASYIYPTFRVIDPNYTLDLGAESGYGDIGDSLGKSNPGTFITHDHGSRPECANTLNLHTGWWFSNDTDGKNCYQLLESNLNGDYKAECCANAHTVQDMYDGVVWKSWSDEYTSMKTTEMSIY, encoded by the exons ATGAATGCAATGCATTGTGCTGCCAGGTGTCTTCGCAAACCTGGTTGTAATTCGTTTAATTTGTGTAAATCTGCGGCGATAATTTGCGATTTAATGACTATAACATCGTCCAGTGGTCTACAAACAAACATATTGGTACAACAAGATTGCAAAATATTCTCGACACTATCTGACTGG GTTCCAACAACACCCGGCGATGAAACGCAAACACCGGGCATTCCAACAGCACCTGGTGCAACAGTGACGTCTTTGCCAATAAGCACAACGGTGACTAATCCTATTAACTCGCCCTTTATCAACAGCTGTGAGCCAAAAT caACAACTGTTTACTCAAGTTGTGACGATGTAAAAGTAAACTCACACACGGAAAACGGGGTTTACTACCTGACTGTTGGATCAAACGTTGTTCCTGCTTATTGCCGATTGACTCACACAAATCCACGACTG GTGATTCAAAAACGAATTGATGGAGAGCAAAGTTTCTATCAAGACTGGACGACGTATGAATCTGGATTCGGTGACCTATGTGGTAGTTTTTGGTGGGGCAATGCAAACATCAAGATAATGACATCAAGCTACGCGAATCTAAAGGTAAAACTAGAGAAGTTTGCAGGAGAAAAGGCTTCTTATATATACCCAACGTTTCGGGTGATAGATCCTAATTACACTCTTGATCTGGGAGCAGAAAGCGGCTATGGTGATATAG GTGATAGTCTGGGGAAGAGTAATCCAGGTACCTTCATTACACATGATCATGGCAGTCGTCCAGAGTGCGCTAACACACTCAATCTGCATACGGGATGGTGGTTCAGTAATGATACGGATGGCAAAAACTGCTACCAACTACTCGAGTCTAATCTCAATGGAGACTACAAGGCCGAGTGCTGTGCAAACGCGCATACGGTGCAAGACATGTATGATGGGGTTGTGTGGAAGAGTTGGAGCGACGAATATACATCTATGAAGACAACTGAAATGAGCATTTATTAA